atataaaaatataccagACATTTTATCCCTTCTGGGCATGAGCTGAGTCCCACAGAGGGAACTTGGGGGTTGGCAGGAGCAGCTGCCCACTGCTGAGGCATTCAGGTCAGAGAGGGAAGAGGGCTCAGAGAGGCATCCTCACGGCCACTGTAGAGCTTCTGCAGTATCCAGTGGCCCCATAGGTGCCCCAGCCCCATGGACATCCTGGCTAGTCCCAGGGATCCCCAAGCCAAGTCTTCATCTAGCCAGTCTTCTTCCTTCATGTCAGGCAGTGTCAGGCACTACGTGTTGTCATGTAGAACTGACCTTGTGCAGGAGGCCTCCACGGTGTTATCTCTAAGCTGGTGCCTGAACTCAGAACCCCTTTGAATCTAGACTGTTTTCACACAGGTGGCAGTGACATTTCTGAGATTTCATGGCCTTCCCTGGGTTGGCCTTGACATTCTGAAGATGGTGCATGGATGGTTTTGGCTGGGGGGACCCTGGGTGCTGAGGGTGAGGATCTGGGTGCTGAGCCCCAGGGCTTCCCTTCTGTGGCCAAAGCCCTGGCATGGCTATGGCTCCAGGTATTTCCGAGGCTATCTCCTTTTGCCCCCAACATAACTAACACCAGCCCTGGTAACAGTGTCCACCTTTGCCCAACCTTTCAGCTCAATGTGTGCTGAGCCACAGCTGGTCCTCTCAGCACAAGTTGTGGCTCATGTTGGAAACACTCCTGGCCAGGAACAGGGGCTGCCtggcttccccccgccccactcacAGCCTCAGGACACAGGAGTGGTAGGGCTCTCCAAAGGATGCAGtaggcaccccccacccccagccaaggTGGGAACACCTCTGTCCTTCCAGTGCTCAGGGCTATCCTCTGCTTCAAGGGTACAGCATGAGGGACTCACTCTTCTCTGCCCACCTTGAGGTGGCTGCCACCCAGTTGTGCCTGCCCGTACTGCCTTGAGGTTTAAGTGCTAACAAAATAGATGCATTTTCTGAGTCCTCCGCACTGGATCAAGGGAACACATGGCCCAGCCTGTGGGTTGGGGCAAGGGGCCAGGACGGCCTTGTTCCATGCTGCTCCTGGCACAGCAGcctccccacctgcctccctcctgcccaGAGCCCGCCCCAGCCCCATCAGGGTGTGGCAGGACCAGAAAGGTGGGAGCCAGGGTCTTCGCATGGTCGCAGCTGCACGCTGGAGGTGAACCAGCGGCTGGGCcggcccaggctgcagtgcagggTGGTCCGGAAAGTGTTTCTGGCATGCTTGGGGAAGATGATGGTGGTGCTGCGGAAGTGCAGGGCACGAGGGCGAGGCTCCAGGGTCAGCTGGCTACGGTAGTTGCGCCACGTGCAGTTGGGTGCTGCCACAATGGTCTCGCTGTAAGCCGTGACAGTGGGCACAGGTGCGTAGAAGACCTTGTCCCGGAAGTGCTTCTCAGAGGCGTACTTGACCTCAGAGTTGCACCTGTGGAAGACAGGAGGGCAGGGAGTGAGCCCAGAATGAGGGGCAGCCCAGatgcccccacacacacacacaccatgaacCTAAGGAAGACGCTCGGCAGAGCTCTCAGCACAGTGGCCTTGTCAAGGTCAAGAAGgtgaagaaagactacccaaggTTACAGAAGACTAAGAAGACAAGTGCAATGCATAGCCCTGGATGGATCCTGAAAAGGTGCCCTAAAAGGACATTATTGGGGCAACAGATGAAATGTGAATATGAGGTAGAGATTAGAGGGTGATGTCGCAATACTGGACTTTCTGATCTTTGACATCTATGCCGCTGTCATGCAGAGGATGTCCCACTGAACTGTCTGGGGACCCCAGGGAAGGACCAATCTACTCTCAAGTGGGACAAAATGTAAGGAACTGGTACATCTGTTTGTGGGGCACACGAGGGTCACTTGTACTTTAATTTCACCTGTTTAGTAAGTTTGAGATTAAATCAAAAAGTTCTTTCACCCCTAAATGAATGACAGACTAGGTCTCCTAGTTCCCCATCCAGGGGGTTAGGAATTCGAAGTTCAGGAGTGGGAggctcttttctgcctcattcccCATGGTGTCCCCACAGACCACCAGTAAATACCTGTGAAGGGATCAGAGGCCCCAAGAGTCAAGGCACCCCTCACCCACACCAGCTGGAGTATCTGCATATCTacttttggtttgtatttttaaaacttaaagggTGTTTCAGGGGAAGAAACAAAAATCCTGGTACCATATAAAGAGCTGGCGGGGGCAGCAGGCAGCAAGCGGGACTTGCATGCCTCACTGGCCCAACTCGACACAGACAAATTGATCCACAAAGTCCCGTGGATATACATGCAAGACCCACCTACACCCATTTTCGGGAAGCCTGAGCCCCAGCAGCCTGAGAGGAGGGTGAATCCACGCAGGAAGTTTCCCCATGGAGTCACCTTAACTCCAAATACAGACACCACCTAAGATGCCTTGTGCATAGGAGGGCACCTAATGGACTTATGGGGCAGCCACTTCTTGGTGACATAAAGGGTCTAAGTTACACTTACAGAGGACACAGGGCAGCTCAGCCTTCCCATAACACCCAGGAAACACTAAATGTAAAAAGGGTCCCCAGTTGCCTGTAGGGTTTGGTGATGGACACCTAGAAACTcagcagagggagaaaggagaggggcccTCAGCAGGGTGCTCCAGCAGTGATGTTTACAATTTTCCAAACCTTCGGGgaaattagatttaaaataaaaaccaacccgATTGTTGGAGAAGAAGTTAAAGGGGGAAATGGCTCAAtaggcctggggtgggggcagagttGGAGATGCATGGTCCCCTGGGGTCAGAGTATCTTATTTAAAATCACTTTTATCTCTGGCAAAGACTCAGCCACCTACCTACCCCACGCCCTCAGGAAGCACCTGCCCCCCATCAAGGCTGCCGGCGCACTCACCGGATTTCATGCGAGGGTTCTGGGTCCACCTTGATGCTCTCCCCGAAGAACACAGGCAGCATCCGGGCTCTCATCTCAGGGGCCGGGGGGTtgtggaggagggaaggaggctgcagggagggcATAGGCATGAGGTTATGCAGCCCTTGGGCGCAGCAGCCCCTCGCTCCCTGCTGGGCACCACCTGTCACCCTTCCCTCTCTGGCTCAGTCTAGAAGCCTGGCCCCCAGGCACCAGCTCTCAGGGACCTGGTAGTGGCCTCTCACTATAATCTCTGGGGCACACTGAGGCCCTGGAGCCAGCCTCAGAGCCCTGGGATCCTTTTTAGGAAGCCCCGGTGGGCAGTTGTCTGGGAGAGGCTAAAATCCCTTCTTGGTGCCACCCAAGGCTGGAGTGGCCTCCATGGAGGTGACACCTGCCAGGGGAGGGACACACAGGTTGGGGGTGGCCAGGCCTGCACAGGGGGTCAAGAAGCAAGTCAGAATAGCAAACTTTGCAGGAGGTATAGGCCCCTAGTCTTGCCTAGCCACCATCCACCTCTTTTGGAAATAGCATTGCATCTTCCCAAGGACAAGGACTGCATTAGACAGGGATGTAACCCACATTGGGCCCCTAAGACCCCTGCCCAGGTTTTCTGCTAGAGCTATAGGGAAAGCCCCCCTGAGTGGCTAAGAATGTGGGCAAGGAGGACCCCATCTGGAAAGGAAGCCACAGTGAAGAGAGCAGGGATCAAAGGTGGTGAAAGATAAGTCTTGCTAACATTGTTCTGGTGTCTGGATCAAACCATGCCTGAAGCTGTCCTCAGCTGTGAGCACCAGACAATCCATTTTGTGCCTTAAGACAATTTGAGCCACCTTCCTGTCTCTTGCAACTGGAAGAATCTTGGCAAGGTGGGAAAGGATGCCACCCACAGCCCCTGCAGAAAGAGCCCTTCAGATAGTCACAAAGAACTCGTTCCCTGCTCCCTTCCCAAACCCATCCTGCAGCTccactctgggacattcttccCCAGTCTACTTTAAAGTCTGTCCCTAAATTTCTATTCCTTATGG
The sequence above is a segment of the Nycticebus coucang isolate mNycCou1 chromosome 4, mNycCou1.pri, whole genome shotgun sequence genome. Coding sequences within it:
- the RFLNA gene encoding refilin-A, with translation MVGHLHLQGMEDSPKEQGREGLLDSPDSGLPPSPSPSPPFYSLAPGILDTRAGGAGTSSETPGPSEVRVPPSLLHNPPAPEMRARMLPVFFGESIKVDPEPSHEIRCNSEVKYASEKHFRDKVFYAPVPTVTAYSETIVAAPNCTWRNYRSQLTLEPRPRALHFRSTTIIFPKHARNTFRTTLHCSLGRPSRWFTSSVQLRPCEDPGSHLSGPATP